TTGGCAGTTCTGTATATTTCATTACCAGTTGCAGCCTTGATTTTGCGACAATATTTTGTGTAACGTTTATTACAGAGGATTCTTCATTGTGTGATGTCAGGTAACAGAATCATTCGAGAAGTTTCTGGACGCATCACAACTCTTATgtcaataagaatgaaaataaggtATAAGATAAGCTCACTAAAGTTATAAGAATGTACTTTGATACACACAGGAAACAAAACTAATCtccatttcattcattcatttattattattattattattattattattattattattattattattattattgatggaatcTCTGAGAATGTCAACCTGATGGTTAATCTCTTTGGTGTGTCAGGTGTTGTACAGCATTAGGTGACTACTGAGTCTTTCCTCGTCAGTGACCTAAAAGAAGCGACTGCAGATAAAGATAGTATTATCTCACAAGCTCAtgtcattagaataaatcttttattgactatataaaagtaaagaataaaattctaacctTTTCCAGCCAAAAATCCATGTTTATTAGACtgatatgaaattataaataacaaagttattacaatattttactctattttattttgttcgtttcctagtttatttatttccttttctcactgggctatttttttcctgttggtgcccttgtgcgtatatcatcctgcttttccaagcagggccgtagcttggctagtaataatagtaataataaaaattttgggaaatagaaagaaagaaatgcttTCTGTCAGTTATTGGATCTTCCTTTGAAATCTGGAAACTTCCTTCGAGATTTGTGGACACTTTTTCACTTCCGGTCATCGGTGAGGACCCACCAATATTGAGAGAGGAGCTCAGTGGCGTATGATGTGTAAATGGACAAGTGTTGGTGCCTGTGTACTTGCATAAGCCTACTTTATAGATTTCGGTGCAAGTAGGCTTTTGTGTATATTTTCGTTTACGTAGGGTTCTACTTCTAACTATTTCCTTAGATATGTTCTATTATTATCTACGTAAGTAAATCTATAATAACAGTTttgtactcgtgtgtgtgtatgtgtgtgtgtgtgtgtgtgtatttgcagttGTGTGTTCACTTGGAAATTCTTGGGAGAATTCCAGCTCAGCCTTCAAAGGAGATCATAACACATTTGATAATATTGAAACAAAGCAAAATTATGGAAACAATCTGATACACAGACAACGAGCTTTTCTATTGTTGTGACCCTGCAACAATTCATGTAGTATTGCGAATAACAAGGAACATTCTTTCCCTTCACAAGAGAATAGCTGATGTTTAGGTGATAGTCAATATGTGGATTTTGGGTGAATGTATCTGATAATGTATTGACTGTAAAGAGTGGTACTCTCTACAATATTCGTCGTTCACTGAACCAAGACCAAAcaaattttacagttttttttttccaaataaaacagGAGACATTAACGACGTCAAGGTTTTACCAATAGTCATCATAATTTTCTAAACGGTTAAAAGGTTTAGTCTAATGCGAAGGCTACAAAGTTGGGCGTGGTCAAACTAGGTCGTGCCCCTTCCTTGAATCTCCAATCGAAAGCATCTGCCTCTttcccaaagaaaaagaaacagaagaaacACAAAGAAATTAATCGACTTCGTATTTTGCTCTCCTTTGTTGGGCTTCGACAAGTTGCGAcaaatttcttttagtttgttgATGACGGTTTTCATTTGTTTCCCCTGGTTGCATTCTGTTGGCACCTTTGGTCATTATAAAATGTTTCTTCTTGCTTCAGAACAAGCACACAAGACACACGAAcatacattcagagagagagagagagagagagagagagagagagagagagagagagagagagagagagagagagagagattcaaatgtcGATGAAAATCCCATCTCGAAGGGTTACAGGAAAAAGCAACGGCAAGGTGGCACTGAAAATCGGAGTTGACCATGAAGTGGTGCCACTTTCTCTTGATAGGGGAATAGTCACAGtgtgtttatataggtactctactaTAATCCAGTTTCCAACACCATCTGTTGTCAACTAAGAGAAAAAGCTTTTCATTTATGTACTGTAGGGGAGGTAGGTTGTTAGACAATTGTAATAGGTGTCATAATCACAAAAATTATTGTTGTATGTAAAGTTtactatttgcaattatgttttatttagtataatattttcatttaaagataAGTTATGTCAGAAGTGATAAAGACAGAGAGACTTTCCTTTTCCCCTCGAGCCAATAATTAAATTGCCCATTATAGCCGACATGAATACCAAGACTACCAATGCAAAAGGATACAAAAAATGAACAGCCTTTATTATGATCTTGTATCctgacaaataaaatatatattgaattacaATATAAAGATATTGTTGCTAACAAGACTTAATTCATCATGTTTTCTGTGATTATGAGTCGTTTTAGGTTTCATGAGTTTCATAGATAGGTACTCCTGACTGGTGTATGGCCGCTGGAAAAGTCAGGTGGTGTGATGACGTCACAGGCAAAGAACGCAGAAGACGATATGGAAACTTTAAAGACATTCTCTTTTAAGTGTTTTATAGCCTCAATGCACATGAGTAGTTGAGGTTGTTCTTTTGCTGGTCAGGTGGTATTCAGCAGGGTTAAAGGAATACTGACAATTTCAACCAATTTGAACAGCGTCGTACAACGATACTACGTATCATtcaatccttttttcttttctctctttgtcaTTGCCTTTCATCCTCTGTGTGTCCCTTGAAAAGCTGACATGTAGAGTTTTCCAGTTACTCTAAGGCAGTGGTATTCACTAATTTCTTCAGGAAAGCCAAAAGTTTGGGACATACTCGGAGTGCGAGCCACATAAtccataaggatatatatatatatatatatatatatatatatatatatatatatatatatatatatatatatatatatatatatatatatatatacacacatatatatatatatatatatatatatatatatatatatatatatatatatatatatatatatatatatatatatatatatatatatatatatatatatatatatatatatatatatatatacacacatatatatatatatatatatatatatatatatatatatatatatatatatatatatatatatatatatatatatatatatatatatatatatatacacacatatatatatatatatatgtatatatatatatatatatatatatatatatatatatatatatatatatatatatatatatatatatatatatatatatatatatatatatatatatattgttacgggccactggttggagtccggccttgcttaaggaactcaagggccataacaaaacaaataacaatggtaggtcgccagtcagcaataatacaatgaatactgacaaatatatgtatttacaataacatttaaataaaaattaataaaagaaaaggggagcacaacagctaattatttatattgtaatttatgccacgaggagcttctgatggagtttgggggggaccgtggaggaaactccagcacagcaatcacgttccctggaagggggaaataaattaaattattatcagcacacttccttctaccggcttggaacacgatgaagtcgtgtggttaaaacctttaagcaaattaaatgaaaatgccaagcttagggatttaaacgttacacatgggaatcaacactgtcacagggtgaattaattaaaactaggactaaacggcacacgtggtctgggtataggggataggatacaaggttcagtgggtaggatttctttagaggataaggaaaaaatggggtgtgataaggatggatgggaggttgggtaaggatattgagaatctcaaaatcagacaccttacctttagtaaaaagactctggtttccttcccttatggaaagatgtagacagaggtcctgcctccctaatgtcttgagggtgaagagagatggtatttccctcaaggacgttgagtgaagaaaaggagatgttcccCTTATGGAGGCTGGATcgcgaagaaggatctccagttttccctgggtagataaaccccacttgacccccaattggggggggtaggggggattggcctgaccggtgtcctattggtcaggcttggtcacgtgtccccacatccttcacagctcgcttccttccttctcctgggacctcgatgttgtcacgtgactcgtagaaggtagctgaaattgagatctcagggggagtagactggtataggatagtGGGAGGGGGTGAGattctgggtagggtcccaaaactcgtggcttttcgacccatgcttgctggcggggtctttggttatttgaaaaaaggtggcgtaatgaccgccattactaacagccccccattttagcagagattttgtcctaaaacaggacaagaactctgcaagcaaggtctgaagccactagccttaatgattcctccctcagtgagtctcaccacgataatggataaatatctaagctgcaactagggtcatcattttacgttatttgacagtaaattaactttaagtgccacatagaattaagtatgctggctgtgaggcagcaactgaaaaaaataaaaaatgcaaaattgaaaattaaccctggataggtacggtcctcggacacccctttaagggtatactcggacgcgaacgaccccgacgccaaaaaaaattcttgaaaaattagtttttgcagtaacctccttttttcttttgccaaaaaaaacttcaatgaatgcttaaaacaactgtatagataaatactactcatctgcagaaaaactatttattataaatattttaaaaaattaagtagaaaaaaaaaaagacctgacataaaaattcataaaaaaaaagtttatacatatatacacaaatccttttaggaattgattcttgaatgtttaggacacatcttgatgtattttggatgaagtcagacccatggaggtgaagatctgaaatgagaaaaaaagggtaactttttttggccaaaaaaatttgtccaaatttcatgaatttttttgggtacccaaatgaaataggaagtggctaatttttttagggaataaacatatgttatcctaaaatagaaatatgtaaaaaaatcttcattattttgtaaattacatttatatcaggggccatatctaaaggtaattttttgagtacttagaaattccgtaaaaaaatacatatatttaatatataatatgatatttatgcaggtaaaaatataccaaaatatcacaaattctatagggaacaagaatatatatagatagggcagcttacgcttcggatatgtccacaaaatggccgccaaccacactgactcagactccctaatctgccacttgaaatgtaggaagggtatgtcaatttcaaggtgttatttactaatctaattattattggatatgcataaaaattgtatggtgggttgctggataattgtcgattattttacgactataaaattaaaattctgacccaaaaatttttttttgaagggaaataaaatcgaaaaaaaaaatgtaaaacaatattttagctaaaaaaatttgatgatattcaatcaaaaaaaaaggaaacaaaattttccgacaaataaacatctagaggaatcattactctgtgatagttccttagtacgtagtaattttgaaagaattgggaaaaaacgaaaaaatggcaatcaccggaaaatcgaacacatacctatatatacgccatatctggctaaaaaaaagataggcatgggtagccagatcatctagaaacactttccaacactataaaaatataagttttgcgacactacttgccaattccttacggtaacatgactaagcaaaaaaaatgcaaaacaaataagaaggggcactcgaggaaaaatggctaacattctaatatacggcatttcagaaaaaaaaaattcagccacgtgctaggcaaaccatcaaggcacattttccgacaaataaacatctaaatgaataattactctgtgatagttccttagtacgtagtaattttgaaagaaatgggaaaaaacgaaaaaatggcaatcacaggaaaatcgaacacatacctatatatacgccatatctggctaaaaaaagaagataggcatgggtagccagatcatctagaaacactttccaacactataaaattataagttttgcgacactacttgccaattccttacggtaacatgactaagcaaaaaaatgcaaaacaaataaaaaggggcactcgtggaaaaatggccattctaatatacggcatttcagaaaaaaaaatttcagccacgtgctaggcaaaccatcaaggcatattttccgacaaataaacatataaatgaaatattactctgtgatagttccttagtacgtagtaattttgaaagaaatgggaaaaaacgaaaaaatggcaatcacaggaaaatcgaacacatacttatatatacgccatatctggctaaaaaaaaaataggcatgggtggccagatcatctagaaacactttccaacactataaaaatataagttttgcgacactacttgccaattccttacggtaacatgactaagcaaaaaaatgcaaaacaaataataaggggcactcgcggaaaaatgcccaacattctaatatacggcatctcagataaaaaaaaagacatgcacgtgttagcccaaccatcaaggcacactttctaacacataaacatgaaaaaaaaatcaataatatacggcaattccttactacgtagtaaatttttacaaatattgaaaaaaaacagaaattggcaaccgcagttaaatacccaatataccaataactacgtcgtatctgacaaaaacaaaatcacgcatgggtagccagatcatctagacacactttccaacactaaaaaagcaaaagttttacgacactatttcgcaatatcttacggaaaaatgacttggcaaaaaaatgaaaaaaaatgaaaaagggacactcgcggtaaaatgcccgatattctaatatacgacatctcagataaaaaaaaagacatgcacgtgttagcccaaccatcaaggcacactttctaacacataaacataaaaaaaaaatgaataatatacggcaattccttactacgtagtaatttttacaaatattgaaaaaaaaacagaaattggtaaccgcagttaaatacccaatataccaataactacgtcgattctgacaaaaacaaagtcatgcatgggtagccagatcatctagacacactttccaacactaaacaagcaaaagttttacgacactatttggcaatatcttacggaaaaatgacttggcaaaaaaatgaaaaaaaatgaaaaaggggcactcgcggtaaaatggtcctcgtggtgatgaacgacattttaactaaaaaaaaaaacatgcacatggtagccaaacaatccaccaagactttccacaactgataacctatacaagttgcaccattctacgacaatttcataatacgtaataactttgataattatgcaaactaccctagaagggtaaactcggacgcgaacgaccccgacgcgtctcagaaatcggggaaggagtacagctacagcaatgcacatctggacactactagagcgtgtaggggagacacctcctgcaggtcgatcacccacaaattcagtcacgggggtgagtcacgtgagaaaaacctgtttttttttgacgctcggggtcgcaaacgacccaccgtacctatccagggttaaaatgtaaaagatggttaaagttaagtgacctagtgcagtggtaggcataaaattaaagaaaattggcatatatgcaaaaaaaggataaataaatacatgaaaatgaattaaatacaaataatgatgccaagatggctcctcaagtttatctacctggggagacaccaaggccaattaatattttttcatacaaactaaatttacctacttacTATGACTACAGGCTATGGTTATGGCACTGTGCCCTAAGCACTAATGCCTGGAGaggacatctgctattttattatctgtgcctcttatgtgctcgaccttccaattgtagtcttggaggtccatgcaccacctcatgagtctcttattcttatttcggaactgcgtcaagtaagtcagagggttatggtccgtGAGGACTGTGAttgggaactcatggtcagcatgatatgattcgaaatgcttcagtgacaagaccatgcctaagagctctttctcaatagtactgtacctagtttgagcagggttcagtttctttgagaagtatgcaatAGGGTGTCGGACTTGATCTTCCTCCTGCAGGAGGACAGCTCCCACCCCTATGTTACTGGCATCCACAGCGAGAGCAAAAGGTTTAGTGTAATCTGGTGCACGGAGCACGGGACGGCTCATTAAAATGCCCTTTAGGTGGTCATAGGCCGCCCGGCATTCATCCGTACAGCAGAACAGCTTTTTTCCTTTGAACAAGTCTGTGATGGGAGCGGCTACCTGAGAAAAGTTGGGCACAAACCTCCGGAAGTACTGTACCATCCCCAGGAATCTTTGGGCTTCCTTCTTAGTCCTAGGGTAGGGCATCTCTTGTATTGCACGGATATTTGCATCTTTGGGCATTATTTTGCCCCTTCCTACTTGGTGGCCCAGGTAGGTAATCTCAGTCCCGCCAAACGTGCATTTTTTgaggttgatgaccaaatttgccttttggagggccctCAGCACCTTCCCTAGGGTTTGGAGGTGTTCTTCCCAGGCCTTGGAGAAAATGACGATGTCATCTAGGTAGACCACACAGTTGGAAATTCCCGCAAGTACCTTGTTCATGAGTCTCTGGAAGCAGCTGGGTGCGTTCCTAAGACCAAAAGGCATCACTCGACACTGGTAAAGTCCATCCCGGGTTATGAATGCGGTCAGTGGCCGCGACTCCTCTGCCAGTGGTACCTGCCAGTAGCCCTTTTCTAGGTTAATCTTACTTAGATAAGGTGATTCACCTAAGCTCTCCAAGCAATCCTCGATGCGAGGGAGTGGGTAGGACTCAGGTTTTGTCACCGCATTCAATTTGCCAAAATCTATACATAGCCtatccccccctccctcttttggcactaggaccaccggtgatgcccatggactttcactttcctcaatgagaCCTAAGCTGAGCTGCAATTTTATCTGTTCCGACACCCTTTCAGCCTGTTGGGGGTTTAACCGATAATAATTCTGGCGGATCGGACACGTTCCTGGGACCAAGTCAATCTTGTGTTCTAGTAGTTGGGTGTGACCCAGTGTGTCTCGCACTACCTGTGGGTGCTGTAGCAGGAGGTTCTTGACAATATCCCTCTTAACAGTGTCCAACGCAGGGGTGACCAGCTTAAAGTTGGCCAGGACCTCGGAGTTGCTCTCGGGTGAGTGGACCTGGGTAACAGTACCCACCACATTAGCCCTTTGTTTATAGGGCTTAAGCAGGTTGATATGGAGCCACTTGGCTCGCCTTATGCCACAATTCACTAGGtaatttaatttacccttcttcccaagaatcttgtgggggcccgtaaattttgtgcttaacggtctctgctctcctgggcggagaaccagaacttggtctcccacCTCAAAACTTCGATCCTGGGCTTTACGATCTACGTGACCTTTTGTGATGCCCTGTACCTTCGCCTCGGAAGCCTTGGCAATTTCCCAGGCAGTTCGTAACTTAGCCTGTATATCTGGCAGCTCTTCCacccaggaggccttggaggagtcCTCCCAAGCTTCATAGAGTATGTCAAGTGGCCCACGTGTGGAGTGAGCGTGCAACAACTCAAAAGGGCTGTATCCTGTGGTTTCTGAGCGTACTTGGCGGAGGGCGAACAGAGCGTAAGGCAAGTTCTCCTCCCAATCCGAAGAGCCAGCCTCCCCTAACTTCGTCAAGACTGTTTTTAGTGTTTGGTGGGAGCGCTCCACGAGTCCTTGGCTCTCTGGGTGATATGCCGTAGAGGTCTGGTGGTGGACACCATGGTACTCCATTGCTGCCTTAAACTCTCTTGCCATGAAGTGAGAGCCCTTATCCGACTGGACTGTGGCTGGGAACCCAAACCTACAAAAAAATTGTGTCAGGCCCCTGACAGCATGACTGGCATTGGCGCACCTGGTCGGTACAGCTTCGAGGTAGCGCGTGAACCGATCAATCATGGTTAATAAGAAACGATTTCCACGCTTACTACGGGGCAGGGGACCCACATAATCCACTAGTACATCATGGAAGGGGATACCTGCagatggaatgggttggagaggagcccgcggcaccacctggtttgggttaccggcaacttggcacggatggcaggaagctacgtaagccttaacactcttctgcaatcccggccagaagaaatgaggctggatcaggtgggtagtgcgtttcacaccaaagtgtcctcccaatccCTCATGAGCCATACGTAGCACCGCCAAGCGGAAattacggggaacaactacttgccggcaaagGGCTTCTGCAGGATCGTGAAGGCCTCGGGTGACTCTGAAGAGCACCCCTTCCTTCAGCAGGAAATTCTCCTTTGAGAGGTTAGTCATCTCTGCTTCGTCTGAGTAAGCAGCTTCCCTGTAGGTTTTCAGCGTCTCGTCCAACAACTGAGATTTGATAAGCTCCGTCCGACTCCCGAGGTCCTCTGGGGTAATGGACGCTTCTCCCTCAGACTCCCCCGAGACCCCTGGGCTAGTATTTGGGTTAGCTTCATTCCCTGTGGTGGTGGGCAGCACCGCTCCTTCCGAATAGGTTTCCGgagtacgaggctcagactcattgctataAGAGGAGGGCTCTCGCGCCACCTCATTTAGCCAAGGTACTTctccaaggtcaatgtcagctagccatttgtcttctTTAGGAGGGGCATTCTCAGTCTCGGGCTCCGGCTCAACtgctttcatgcacctgaggggcacgcgCTGTATGCCTCTTAGGAGGTCTTGTCCCAAGAGCAAGTCATAGCCCTCATGTCCGAGATCGCTCATTACCCCTAGCCTGCACCTTTTGCTGAGCTGGGGcgtggtcactctcaactccacagtaggaagatccttagtgactccttcgatccaacggactgtcatgcgattgtcctgctgaACTTTGGCACCGATAGGCAACTGGTGCCATAAGATTAGTGAAACGTCTGCACCGGTGTCCTGTAATGCTCTGACCGACTGCGGAGAGCCGTCTCCTTTAGGCAAAGCTACTGTGATCTCCCCAACAGCGGGCTGTCTTTTGGGAGCTTCAcggatagagattgagagggcagctggagaagaggctgaggatttgctgggacattgtgagtagttctttgtgtgtccgtagcacttacatacctcgcagtatgcactagcatagttcggcttcgccaccttaaccttgggcttATTCGTCTGCTTCGTGGACTCAGTTGACTGACCGGATAGCTTCAGCCGACAGTTGGCTTCCAAGTGGTTAGATCTCCCGCAATGGCCACACTTGGTTGGGGAGATCGGATTTTGCAGGGGCTTAGACTTACCCGATGGGACTGAGCTGGGGGGCCCCGAGTTGAACCGGACTAGCTCGTACTCATCAGCATACTCGCAGTATGCTCTAAACGTGGCTGGATTTTTCTCAGATATGTAAATTGAGAGCGCCGGTGGGGCATTCCTGTGGAAGTCCTCAATTTTGAAGAGCTCTAGGAGGTTGTCGTAAGTAGTGCACTTTGCAGCCTCGACCCAAAGGGTGTTGAGCCTATCCTTCTGAAAACCCACATCAGACCAAGATGTCGTGGGGGACTTGGTGAGCCCACGCCACTGACGGCGCTAATTTTCAGGACTTAGTTTATAGGCCTCAATCAAGGCCTTCCTGACGGCCTCAAAATTACCCTGTTTATCGGCAGGGAGCGCAGCATgagcattcttccctttccccgccatatgctttgacagtagtagggccttcatatcctccgctacggcacacgtcttaaacacggactccacctcatttagccacctcacaggatccttgtcgtcccactgaggaatgagtgtgtggacaggcatggaggggaagctttggccattttgagtgccgttggggtgagggctgtttagccgtgctagctggatatcctgttcccgcatcttcaattcatgctctcgctctctctccttctcaaactcttcctgctcggctttcctccgggcattgacctcattcacaagctcccgcacatagccttgcaatgcctctccttcgtaaccttgtcgctctgcaagggccacaaagtcctgaatctccgcagcagtcattttgctaattttatgggtggacctctatgctagacaaaacaagctggaatcacaactatacagtaggtgaccctctaggctagtcaggaaaaaaaatggaatatccacgatttgtgaccctcctatgctagtcttaaggaaaaaaatggaatctccacgatgtgtgaccctcctatgctagtcttaaggaaaaaaaaggaatctccacgatgtgtgaccctcctatgctagtcttaaggaaaaaaaatggaatctccacgatgtgtgaccctcctatgctagtctcaatgaaaaaaaatggaatctccacgatgtgtgaccctcctatgctagtcttaaggaaaaaatggaatctccacgatgtgtgaccctcctatgctaatcttaaggaaaaaatggaatctccacgatgtgtgaccctcctatgctagtcttaaggaaaaaatggaatctccacgatgtgtgaccctcatatgctagtcttaaggaaaaaaaaagtggatttgtaaaaatgtgtgggtgcgttcttgcaacaccaccacttgcaactctgtgactttaaagcaagtttgtatttatacttaaagtataacaaattaaataaaacagacaatgtcactgagattgcttaatgcttcgttaaaacatcagcccctttacatactttccctttaaaaaaaaatgaatttaataaattacactcccaaatattttatcttaataatcttataccctgactgaaaaaatttgaattaaatgtGATATCATAAGTCCTTTaactttaggttaaccatattacacagtctaacgaaaattatccccttaaaaaaaatgtacataaaaataatatcccactagaaagtaataaaaagaaattacatacccttactcgtcaaaaggaaaaattgaaaaaatgaatgtcaCGTGCTCaccgttaccaacacgggaattaagcctcactggaaattaacacgtggtttagtgtaccacggattctcctaaattttcgtaaatctcacttcacttagttttaacaaaaaattaaacattcactctgcacaatatatataaatgaaaaaaaattatccactttgataataaacactcagaaaaaaacagaacacaaattcatctcacgcggttggctatcccgctaaacaataggactaaaatctaccacgtgGTTTTCAAAACAGAAGGGTTCGCGGTGCgtacacacgcactaataaacacaaaactttaacaataaaaatagaatgctgttgctgttttcttccacggttccaactccagtgatt
This Palaemon carinicauda isolate YSFRI2023 chromosome 25, ASM3689809v2, whole genome shotgun sequence DNA region includes the following protein-coding sequences:
- the LOC137618902 gene encoding uncharacterized protein → MRLRDQCIRRCLRKKKDRLNTLWVEAAKCTTYDNLLELFKIEDFHRNAPPALSIYISEKNPATFRAYCEYADEYELVRFNSGPPSSVPSGKSKPLQNPISPTKCGHCGRSNHLEANCRLKLSGQSTESTKQTNKPKVKVAKPNYASAYCEVCKCYGHTKNYSQCPSKSSASSPAALSISIREAPKRQPAVGEITVALPKGDGSPQSVRALQDTGADVSLILWHQLPIGAKVQQDNRMTVRWIEGVTKDLPTVELRVTTPQLSKRCRLGVMSDLGHEGYDLLLGQDLLRGIQRVPLRCMKAVEPEPETENAPPKEDKWLADIDLGEVPWLNEVAREPSSYSNESEPRTPETYSEGAVLPTTTGNEANPNTSPGVSGESEGEASITPEDLGSRTELIKSQLLDETLKTYREAAYSDEAEMTNLSKENFLLKEGVLFRVTRGLHDPAEALCRQVVVPRNFRLAVLRMAHEGLGGHFVAGNPNQVVPRAPLQPIPSAGIPFHDVLVDYVGPLPRSKRGNRFLLTMIDRFTRYLEAVPTRCANASHAVRGLTQFFCRFGFPATVQSDKGSHFMAREFKAAMEYHGVHHQTSTAYHPESQGLVERSHQTLKTVLTKLGEAGSSDWEENLPYALFALRQVRSETTGYSPFELLHAHSTRGPLDILYEAWEDSSKASWVEELPDIQAKLRTAWEIAKASEAKVQGITKGHVDRKAQDRSFEVGDQVLVLRPGEQRPLSTKFTGPHKILGKKGKLNYLVNCGIRRAKWLHINLLKPYKQRANVVGTVTQVHSPESNSEVLANFKLVTPALDTVKRDIVKNLLLQHPQVVRDTLGHTQLLEHKIDLVPGTCPIRQNYYRLNPQQAERVSEQIKLQLSLGLIEESESPWASPVVLVPKEGGGDRLCIDFGKLNAVTKPESYPLPRIEDCLESLGESPYLSKINLEKGYWQVPLAEESRPLTAFITRDGLYQCRVMPFGLRNAPSCFQRLMNKVLAGISNCVVYLDDIVIFSKAWEEHLQTLGKVLRALQKANLVINLKKCTFGGTEITYLGHQVGRGKIMPKDANIRAIQEMPYPRTKKEAQRFLGMVQYFRRFVPNFSQVAAPITDLFKGKKLFCCTDECRAAYDHLKGILMSRPVLRAPDYTKPFALAVDASNIGVGAVLLQEEDQVRHPIAYFSKKLNPAQTRYSTIEKELLGMVLSLKHFESYHADHEFPITVLTDHNPLTYLTQFRNKNKRLMRWCMDLQDYNWKVEHIRGTDNKIADVLSRH